From the genome of Papaver somniferum cultivar HN1 chromosome 2, ASM357369v1, whole genome shotgun sequence, one region includes:
- the LOC113353198 gene encoding uncharacterized protein LOC113353198: MGIRSLYCWFSRRSFPRQQQIEKIFCNSYPDSHSKFASHHQTGFCFSFLNPIYPHSTDQERMNLFILGSSSSLVLCTTCHYNSTTYYVCNPLTKKCVSLPPPPPRENNLVAATFICDESFSESTSYKVIRIPKFQTEAAIKELKVDIFFSDVGEWNVYNMSCPAYVTWKYTSSHNYFTHNGVLYWFPMHINKIIAVNINRNTSHGTCGNECRLINIPEQVMDDCVYSSRHVGESEGLICLDRFNNAERSLSVWVLDAGDWYMLHKDIKLHEWLAKIESQLINDLRGDDLASEIQVVSFSPVDKNVVILGYGEYVWAYNTKTRVYEQLWDPYFPRENLQFFPYRLGTLAVIIKPRPTILPMLKLKYDHRT, from the coding sequence ATGGGGATTCGTTCATTATACTGCTGGTTCAGTAGGAGATCATTCCCAAGACAACAACAAATTGAAAAGATTTTTTGCAATTCATATCCTGATTCCCATTCGAAGTTTGCATCTCATCATCAAACTGGGTTTTGTTTTAGCTTTCTAAATCCAATTTACCCACATAGTACTGATCAAGAAAGGATGAACCTATTCATTTTAGGTTCAAGCAGTAGTTTAGTTTTGTGCACGACATGCCATTATAATTCGACTACTTATTATGTTTGTAAtccactgacaaagaaatgtgTTTCgcttcctccaccaccacctagaGAAAATAATCTGGTTGCGGCTACTTTTATATGTGATGAATCGTTTTCAGAATCTACAAGTTATAAGGTTATCCGTATACCGAAGTTTCAAACTGAAGCTGCAATAAAAGAATTGAAAGTTGACATATTTTTTTCTGATGTGGGCGAATGGAATGTTTATAATATGTCATGCCCTGCATATGTTACTTGGAAGTACACATCTTCTCACAATTATTTTACCCATAATGGTGTTTTATACTGGTTTCCAATGCATATCAACAAAATTATAGCTGTTAATATTAACCGAAACACCAGCCACGGAACATGCGGGAATGAATGCAGGTTGATCAATATACCTGAACAAGTAATGGATGATTGTGTCTATTCAAGTCGACATGTCGGGGAATCGGAAGGATTGATTTGTTTGGATAGGTTCAATAACGCAGAGAGGAGTTTGAGTGTTTGGGTGCTTGATGCCGGAGACTGGTATATGTTGCACAAGGATATTAAACTTCATGAATGGTTAGCAAAAATTGAATCTCAGTTGATTAATGACTTACGTGGAGATGATTTGGCTAGCGAAATTCAGGTTGTAAGTTTCAGTCCGGTTGACAAAAATGTGGTTATACTTGGTTACGGGGAGTATGTTTGGGCATATAACACCAAAACCAGGGTATATGAACAGCTCTGGGATCCTTATTTCCCCCGcgaaaatcttcaattttttccatATCGTCTGGGGACCTTAGCAGTTATTATAAAGCCAAGGCCGACAATACTTCCGATGCTCAAACTCAAATATGATCATAGAACTTAA
- the LOC113353200 gene encoding cationic peroxidase SPC4-like isoform X2, whose protein sequence is MAKLNLLRSLKKILAKLQGCDGSVLLDGSASGPSEKNAPPNLSLRPQAFKIMNDLRSRIHKACGDVVSCADITALAARDAVLLSHVLAT, encoded by the exons ATGGCCAAGCTGAACTTACTAAGATCCTTAAAAAAGATATTGGCCAAGCTGCAG GGTTGTGATGGATCGGTTTTGCTAGATGGATCTGCTAGTGGGCCTAGTGAGAAAAATGCACCACCAAATCTCTCACTCAGACCTCAAGCGTTTAAAATCATGAACGATCTACGAAGTCGCATCCACAAAGCCTGTGGCGATGTCGTCTCTTGTGCTGATATTACTGCCTTGGCTGCTCGTGATGCCGTCTTACTG TCACACGTGCTTGCAACCTAA